From the Solanum lycopersicum chromosome 10, SLM_r2.1 genome, one window contains:
- the LOC138338790 gene encoding uncharacterized protein, with product MPQSVRDRLRDHFSRLEQGSMTVLEYEARFHELSRHATMILPIEGERVRCFVRGLRYRLRVDTEHMVSAGRSFLDVVDHARSMEHIHREAQGGSDKSAALPVSEGGQYQQSGPSTGQNSRRSDSFPLCRGRVTTGRSTSGCYDCGAVDHWSRECPRRGRGVIVPAPPTSKPVLAVSSSARGGGQIQDRRESRQGTRGGARGGRSGGRPGAPRRGAQGHFYAALTRATVEASDDVISGTLFLCHQPATVLFDPGSTFSADLIMLDMIDFDVILGMDWLSPYHVVLDCYAKTVTLSMPGDFPVLWQAAYSHTPTGIISFIRARRLVASGCLAYLAHIRDVRREGPSVDSVPVVREYADVFPTDLPGLPPERDIDFAIDLEPGTRPISIPPYRMAPAELRELSV from the exons ATGCCACAGAGCGTCAGAGACAGGCTTCGTGATCATTTCTCTAGATTGGAGCAGGGATCTATGACCGTTTTAGAGTATGAGGCGAGGTTCCATGAGTTGTCTCGCCATGCTACTATGATCCTGCccatagagggagagagagttCGTTGTTTTGTACGTGGGTTGCGATACCGTTTGAGGGTTGACACAGAGCATATGGTTTCAGCTGGCCGTTCTTTTCTTGATGTGGTTGATCATGCACGATCCATGGAGCATATTCATCGTGAGGCCCAAGGGGGCAGCGATAAGAGC GCGGCATTACCTGTTTCTGAGGGAGGTCAATATCAGCAGAGTGGTCCTAGTACAGGACAGAATTCGAGGAGATCAGATTCTTTTCCTCTATGCCGCGGTCGGGTTACTACAGGGCGTTCAACTTCGGGGTGTTACGATTGTGGTGCTGTTGACCATTGGTCTAGAGAATGCCCCCGGCGAGGTCGGGGGGTGATTGTACCAGCTCCGCCTACTTCTAAACCAGTCTTAGCCGTGTCTTCTTCGGCTAGAGGAGGTGGTCAAATTCAGGACCGTCGAGAGAGTCGACAGGGTACCAGGGGTGGAGCTCGAGGAGGCAGGTCAGGTGGTAGACCGGGTGCACCACGTAGAGGTGCTCAGGGTCATTTCTACGCTGCCCTGACAAGGGCGACAGTTGAGGCATCTGACGATGTCATCTCAGGTACGCTCTTCTTGTGCCATCAGCCTGCTAcagtattatttgatccagggTCCACATTCTc AGCTGATCTTATTATGCTAgatatgattgattttgatgtgattttggGCATGGACTGGTTATCCCCATATCATGTGGTCTTGGACTGCTATGCCAAGACTGTTACCTTATCTATGCCTGGTGATTTCCCGGTATTGTGGCAGGCTGCTTATAGTCACACACCGACGGGGATAATATCTTTTATTCGAGCTAGGCGGTTGGTTGCTTCTGGGTGTTTAGCGTATTTGGCCCACATCAGAGATGTGCGTAGGGAGGGCCCTTCAGTTGACTCAGTTCCTGTGGTTAGAGAGTATGCAgatgtgttccctacagatcTACCTGGCCTACCCCCAGAGCGTGACATTGATTTTGCAATAGATTTGGAGCCTGGCACTCGTCCTATTTCTATTCcgccttatcggatggctcctgCAGAGCTCAGAGAGCTCAGTGTTTAG